From the genome of Aspergillus oryzae RIB40 DNA, chromosome 4:
ATAGTATGTTTATTATGTATACTTCGTAACTTGATGCAAACTGCTTTTCCAAACAGATATATGACCAATGCAACCCTATTACCAGGAGAAAAAGTACCAATCTGATGAACGAAACTGGCTTCCATCTGAACTGCGCTGGCATCTCAATCAATGCATGCCAAATtcctccatttccttcttcctcttctgacGCTCCCGCTCTATCTTGCGGAACAGTGGATGGTGTCCCACTTTGTCCTTCAGCTGCTTGTTCCTGCTCTTGTTGTACTCAATATATGCCATGTCCTCTCCACCGGCCAAGCCGCTAAGGGTAGCTGCACTGCGTTTGACGGCTCCCTTCTTAGCCCTTGGACCACCAGAACGTTCAGAGAACAAGTCATCAGTTACggcttcaacatccgcaGACGTTTCATTTTGCAGCATGACCTCCTGTAAAAGCTCGCGTCGTTCACTAGGGGTTGCGTAAGCGAGTCCCTCCAGATTTTCAATGCCTTGAAGATGGGTGATAACTTTGAAAGCGTAGCCTTGGtcgacaaggaaagcttgTCGTTTGGAAGAATAGAACATCTCGTCCGTATCTTTTGAAACAAGAGAGTAGAAGAATGCATTGAAGCCCTCGTCGTTACGACGCTTAGCTCGCAGAATTCGGCCCAGccgttgagcttcttgacgaCGGGAACCGTAGTGTGATGAAATCTGAATCAGACaggttgcctcaggcaaatCCAAGGATGTGTCTCCGATCTTCGACAGGAAGATGGTGTTGACTTGCTCGTTGTGCTGAAAGTTCTCCAAAATCCGCATACGCTCATTCTGGGGAGTGCCACCATAAATGTACGCCTTATTCAACTTAAGCGCGTAACGCTCAAGAGCATAGACATTATCAGAGAACACAATAACCTTGTCTCCACGCTTTTCATGGTAGTCAATGAGGAATTGGCAAGCTTGAAACTTCCGTGGATTCATGATGTAGAGTAAAGCTGCCTTTCTCGATTTTTCTCTCATATACTCCGAGTAAAATTCCGTAGTCATAGGACACCACACCTCAGCGCATTGGACCTTGGCAATGTGCCCTTGCTCCGCAAGTTCCATCCAGTTCGCTTCGTATAACTTCGGACCAATCAAAAAGTTCAAATCTTTAATCTTGTCATCTTCACGCAAGAGAGTAGCAGTCAACCCGAGCTTGCTTTGGGTCGCGATAGCCGATGTAACTTTACGGAACATAGATGCAGGCACCACGTGCACCTCATCAAGAATCATTAGACCCCATTCACGCGATTGAATCCAGTCCATCATTTTCTGTGCGTCATGAGACCGGGCTCTTGTTTGGGAAACCATTGAATATGTCGAAACAATGATACCGGTCGATCTGCGGAACTTCTCCTTGTTGTCAGAGGTGAAAACAGCAATATCACCTGGGTCAATATTCGACCACCGCAGGAACTCATTTCTCCATTGGACCACAGACATGGAGCTAGTACAAAGAATTATTGTGCCCTTCTTGATAGTGCAAGCAGCCGTGATACCGACTAGGGTCTTTCCGGCACCACAAGGAAGGACAATGATACCACTCTTAGCACGTCCGTTACCGAACATCTTActcaagctcttctcctGATAACTTCGAATTCGAGCTTGCGGCTTCAAGTCGATATCCAAAGTGGGATTGATTTCGTCGTTCCGAAAGTCATACTCTTCTAATGCTGGACACCCCATTGCCTGGCAGCGGGCCTTAACAGGTTCCACTGCTTCATTCGGAATTTCAAAGCTGTGAACCTgagcttgctcttcatcatcatcttcatcgcgAATGGCCAAAAGTAAATCATCCTCCTGGCGCTTCTCTCCTTGGTTATCATCTGCCGGTTGCTGCTGGTCCGTACTCTGCTTCACTCCTGCTGCATCCTTGGTACCAGGGATAACAAGTCCACCCATCTTTGGAGCAGCTTGCTGGATGATACCGGCCGACCCGCCCTGAACTCTCTGAGCCCCAATGACTTCATCCTGCAGAAGCATCTGCAACATGGATGGATCGGTACTTTCCACGAAGAAGCGATTATGTTTCAACACGACCTTGATCTTTCCGTATGACTTCGTAAaatcgatgatgaaggattTAATTGTATCCGGGAGGGGCGTCTTCGACAACCGGTCAAGGaagttgatgatatcctgaGGCTGGAGACCAACCGAGACAGCCGCATACAAACTGTTTCCCGTCAACCTGTATTCGTGCAGATGGGTCGGACGTGACAGCGGTTCGGCGATGGTGGTCAGGAAATCCTGCGCCTGAGGAGCCAAGGGCGAGAAGCTCTCCAACGTGATGGTTCCTTTCAAAGGGTCGATCCATAGCGGACGGTTTGCGTGATCCGGTTTCAGAGGGAGCGACGAAAAGTCCTTGTAGCCGAAATTTGGATCTTGCTTCTGGACGGCAGAGCTCTTCTTGTTACTGAACGATTCGAGGGAGAACTTGTCGACAACCTCTTGAAGTAAGTCAGCACCTAGGTGGTTACTTTTCAAGAAGTCCACTTGTAATACCATTCAGGCTATCTTCCTTTGGGTCGTATTCGGAAAATTCATCGCTACTATCGACATCCTGGATGTCAGGTACCGGGGTCGCACGCTTCGAAGCTCTACTTGACCGACCGCCTAACGAAGGTCAGCCCTGTCATCTACCTGATCCCTGGGTGGGAATCATACTGTCGGTTGCCTTGCGCTTAATAGGCATTATTTTGTATTGTGTTATAATCCCCTGAAACCGATGTCTATTGTCTATTGTGCCGATGTTATGCCAAAACGAGTGTGCATACCCCGAGGCTACCAGCGCCTCAGCAAAGTTCCAAGCAAATCTAAAGGTTCCTTTTTTGTAATACGAGCAGTATCTTCCAGCTGATGTAAAGTTGAAAGAAGCCGGAAGCGATAAGGGGGCTGAAGGGGATGTAGGGCAAGAGAagggtgaaggagatgaaaatCAGATGTAATCCGATGAGATCGATGACTTTACTCCGATGTTGTTAAAGCCTGAGGCAAAAAGCTGTGGCGAAGGCGGAAGTGGAGGCTGGTTGGTCGGTGGCACAGCAACGAGCTTTGCCGACCTTCGGCCGAGTGTTGACGTAGTTTCCATTCcgtcttcactttcttcaaTTGAGGATTGTTTTTTGCCCAATCTCGGTATCCGCACATATAATAAAAAATGAATACGGTAGGTCCATGAGAACTGCAAACAGACGAGACACGAAGGCTTGCTGACAGTGTTTTGGGAAATCTATAGATCCGATCTACCTGGTGAGCGGGAGACCACCTGCAAAGCTTCACAATTTCCGGGCGACATGGAACGTAGATTACTGACTTGCTGTCGGCACACAGGGTAGGCTGGGGTACTCTCTGCGTCGGTAAGAGGACTCCCAAGCGCCCCATGTCTCACGACAAGCAATTGCACTCAAGTACTCCACGACTAACTTCGATAACCAGCTGGCGGCGGAGCCTATTATTTCGCTAAGAAATCGATTAATGCGGACCGAGCTGCTCGATATGAAGCAGAGAACAAGCGCAAATCGAAGCTCGCGCAGATGGAAGCCGAGTACCGACGCCAGTCGACTTACAACGAGAAAGTCCCGACCCCGTCCGAATCCCCTAGCTTGAAACGGGCCAACATGGCGCAGTTCCAGAGCGCAGCAGACGATGTAGCCTCACCAAGCGCAGAGGCCAGCCACGATCCTGCCCCAACTCGTCACGAGCCCGAATCCGAAGCAGACCGGGTgctggagaaaggaaaatacGAGGCTGCTCAACCGTTCCGACCTCCCCGAGGCAATCGATTCAGCTGAGCGCGTTCACTTTTATACGTAAGGGCTTGTAGAGGGGATTAATTTTTCCCTGAAGAATAGAGATGGCAAAACGTCATATGCGCATGTCGAGAGTGTGCTATGGCTTTGTATCATATCGTGCTATTATATACTTTGCGAGCTGCTCGACTTCTTAAAGCTTGCGAAGTTTGCGGGGATTCGTGGTATATATTTTGCAGGTTGTGCTAGGGAATCAAAATGTTGTTTTCATTTGGACATTCATCCAGTGAATTAGACTCGACAAAATTGCCCCTTGTGTAAGGTACATAAAACTGTCATGGTTCATTTCTGCACTGCAGCAACACCATCACTCCGCTGCCCTACCAGAGGGGAGCATGGGTTATTTGTTTTCGATCGAGTTGGCATGGTCGCTGTGGTGAGGATGCATGTATGCATCGTTTCTCTGATAGAGAGGGTATGCAGGTCCCCGATGTTCGCAATCATACAGACCCGCCAAGAGAACAAAATTAGAAATGGGTAATACTGATAAGTAAAAAAGAGCACGACGCCAGCAAACTCCGTCCCAGAAGATGCGCTTCACACAACGGATTCCATACTGTGGTGTAATGAATATCAACGCCAGTACGCCCACCAATTGCAAGTCCACCCGGAATGGTGATAACAAAgccaagggaaaaaagaaaggtcgTAACATCAGAAGGTTGGTGATAATACGGAAAATGTCCCGATGCATGTCAGGTACCGATGACAGATTCCCCCTTCGGGGATGGTAACCGAGACGACATATTAACGGGCATGGAAACAGAGCGGCGGGTGTGGCCTAGGGAGAAAAGGTCAGCCAATCAGCAACCGAGTTCCTGTGTACCAGAGTATGGGCAAGTCGAGAACATACTTATTGCAATTGGGACCGTCTGTATTTTTAGCGCGAGAGCTCTCCAGGGCTGGAGGAACAAATGGTAGCACCACCGCCGAGAAGAGACACGAAGTGGTGACGAATCGAGAGGTGCGAGTGTCTGGCTGCGGACGGCGAACAGAGAAATGGCGGATAGTTGGGCGGACGAACCGAACGGCGATAGCCATCTTGCAGTGCAGGGTACTAGTATACTAGTCGTGTGTTATAGGTGTAGCGAAGTTGTGAAGTTCTAGATCTAATAGCAAACGCCGATATGTTCGATGGTAGTGGGGGATAGACAGAAACCAGTCTTGGTAGTGGTCACGAGTATTTTAAATCCAACTTTAATTAGGACTGAGAAAGGACAAGGGATGGGGTTCTTCTACTACTTATATAAGAGGGTGAGTGATACAATGATGGGTGTATTGACTGAGTCCCTATAGATTTGAGCACCTGAGCCGAGTGGGCCGATTTGTTGCGACCCAGTGGGGACTTTCTTCTGCGGGGTCTTTCACTCGAGGAAATGATGCCATgggtaaagaaagaaacagaacacGGCAACGATACGGATGTTACCATACCCAGCGTCTTATCGGGGGTCGGAAGAGCAACCCGAGAGTCACTTTACAATAATTACAGAGTATTAATTAAGTATGTATACATGTACATTGTACACTATATATACTACTGCACTCTAAAGGGCTGAGACATAGTCCTTACCCCTCACCAAATAATAACAAGCAGCCagaatatttctttctcgaGACTTCAACTAGTGGGGTGGACAAGCTACCGCCACTACGTAAACTAACGGTGAATGAATTCCGTGATGTGCAGACTCACGCCATGGAGGGGCAAAAATGGTCGCGACACTTCCGAAGACAGACGATTAAATCCAACTGCGGGGCCGATGGAGTCCAGGAACACGGGCGGTGATCGCGGTAGTTGCGTTTCCGTCTCATCATTCGATACCTGCAGCGCCTAAATGTTGAACGGTTGAACCTGACATCGGGTTCGTCATCAAGTGCTCTGATGGCGGCAGTTGCCCATCCGAAGGCCGCAGCTCTACGGACGCCGAAGTCCTTTTGTCTGCCTGATGACTCCCCAATCAATGAGTCAACAACTAACCTTGAAATTGTTTCCCAAGCTTCAATGCCAAGATAAGCTGGGTATCTCTCAGGCCCAACATACCCCTATTCTGAGAAAGCTAGACCAAGCCTTCGTTCTGGCGTGATGTACGGTATACGGAATAGACATTGGATGACTCGTCAGCCAGCTGATTAATTGTTTGGATCGTTCAACTAACTCCCTGTAGCTTCAAAAGGGTCCTCACCAGTAGGGATTTCCCTTCGCCCCACAATGCTGGAAAGCACTAGATGTAACTCCTTTAACCCTCGAGCTTACCAACGATAACCGATAACGAACCGCTGGATTCAAGGGCTAAGTGCAAAACTTAAGGTAGTGGATCTACTCCCAATGTTAAGCAGCCTCTAAGGCATTTCACTCTTCACGTGCGGCAATCAACACAAGGAGCAGAACTTCATAGTTCAGAAGTTGTTTCCTCAGCTGCTCATTAATCTGCAACCGAGTATAATACTTGAAGTATTCCTTCAACAGTGTTATACATAAATGTGCTTGACCGTTTCCGGGAAAAAGTCACAGGTACCTTTACATAGTAGACCGCCGAAGGTCTAGAAGAAATGTAGGGCATAGTATCGCTTcgcccccccccccccttaAATCAATATTATCGTGAAAAGTAGAGCTCCGCTTTGACCACTACTTTAATTGTCTCCTTCGGAAGAACTCGCCATGCTACGTGCTTATCGTGGAGTCCATACTATCTGTCATgaagctatatatatatatatatatatctatggAGAAAACATCCAAAAACTCAGCGGATAGACCATATTATACCTCATATCTATGACTCGACCTAGATGTCAGGGAAAAGCTATATTCAAGtcatcattcttgaagagggggggggggagggaagaaagaaagaaacgctGTACAAAAAGGGCAGAGGTTTTATGATGGCGCATCAGGTTCAATTGTTCAACTAACTACTAGAGTCAAGTTAAAACGGACGCTGTGAGCCAGAAAGGTTGCAAACCTGAACCAGGGTTGAAGAAAGCAGACACCCTCAAACTGCCATGAACTTCAGGGAGCTGCTGTACACTTACGTAGTATGGATCTGTGCTCCACCGATCACACCACTACGGAATCAAGCTCCAGTGGACCCTTGCCGAGGGGGAAGCTTAAGGGCCTGACAGCCTGAGACGATCAAAGACAGCTAATGTCATTACAAGTACCACTGCGCAATAGACACGGTGACAAGGCAGgaggttttttttttttttttttttttttttttttttttttttttgttctttgtggTGATTCTTATTCCAAAAAAAATTGGTATATGTacacgaaaagaaaataggaTTAAAGCGAGAGTCGAGATatgagaaggataagaaggtgtgaaaagaaaggaagaagattctGGTCTCCACTGATATAATTGACACAATGCGAAGCAAGCATTCAATGCCATTTAccgtgatgatgatgtctcTTGTGATGCCTGCGACGAacatgggaagaagaagatgctgtGGATAAGGAATCAGCATCGGACTGGCTGCTCGCCCTCCCACTTGAATCTCGTTTGGCTGGTAGGCTGCTTTTGGCAACAATCGGACCGAAACCAACACACGCGTCTGGTATGGCCTCCTTCAGATCCTACTAATTGTTAGCAATCTTAGCAATGCCTCGTGCATGTGTACAACTTACAGCAATCGTGAGCTTTGCCAATGGATTCCCCTTGTCACTGGCTCTCGTTATCTCCGCGTTAAGACTAACTCCAGCCGAGGGAGCCACATTGACACCAAAAACATGGTGTTCTTTATCTTTCGCGCAGACCCCAGCGGTTGCTATATCTGTCAGCCAACGTGAAGAGAATCAAACACGGCGACGACTCACACTGAGAGAGAGATAATGTAGCCCCTAGAACAGGCTTCAAGTTGATTCCTGCTGCAAATCCATGGCCTATCTCGGTCAGTATTTATCTtgatgaatgatatcagctATACATACCAAGAGCCTCAGCGGCTAATTGGATCGCAGCTTTGGCATGGATATTGATGCCGGCTTCAATCTGAGCATCTACCTTCACCGGTTCAGTACGAACTTGGGGGGTCCACCCTGAGTGCACTACATGAGGTGAGAGAAGGTCAATTTTGAGCTCTGCAGAGTCCAGAAGGCTGATGTCTATCCCCGAGGAAACAGACGCAGAACCAGCGACCGGACCCACGCTGATACCAAAGCTAAAGACAATTTCCGGCCCCAGATCTAAGACACCAGGGATCGAATACCCGTATATTGGTATTTTCGCAAGGTCGAACTGCTGAGAGTATTCTTCGGTCAAGTCTCCACTTAATGTCAATTTGGGCCCTATTCTTGCAGACACGCCGTGAGGTGTAAGCGTGAATGTTGCGGCCTTGGGTATATGGTTTTCGTTCCTAAGGTAGAAACCAAGTTCGAAGCTTCCTTTGGTGCCACACTGATCGCACGACAAAGTTAAAGAGAAGGCGTCTTCAGGAGTAGAAAAGTCCTTTTGAGGAAGATTCCACGGATGATCAAAACTCATGGTCATGGTTCTCTggtgctcttttctttttgtgtgCTGCGGCGCGACACATGCATCGTGCACTTCTTCTTTAGCCACTCTGCCCACTGAAAGCTcaaaggaatggaaaacatCCTTCCATTCTGATCGTCGAGCCTGCAAATTTGCAGTTTTGGTGTGGTCGTCAAACTCAATTTTTGACACGGCAAAGGGTACTCTATGTGTATTCCATCCACACTGACCAGTTCCGGCGACCACAATAAGGGTGTTTCGTTCAATGTCATTGACCCAGTTCCATGCACGCTTGGTGTATTCGAATGACTTCTGGTTTTTGAAGTTGACAGCCATACTAGTATTGGTACAATGAACTGACTTCAGCAAAGATTTGAATCTTTCCATAGACACAACGCTTGTGTCATCATCGGTTTCTACAGCAAATTCGGCGAAAGCGGGCTGTCCGTTTTGGGAAGCTGTTGTAGAGGTTAGAAGTTGAGAGACCCCCTGAATTATTTTAATCTTGGTCGCTGAACAAATAAACTTACCAGTCCAATGGAAAGAATCTTTCCTTTGAGGTTCCAGATGAACATGGTGCGACTCATTGTGATATCGTGCACCTCTCACTAGGAGTTGCTTTCCAGCTATTTTAGGTGATTCGAAATCGCGGAATACCAAGGGCGCGCTTTGCTGAAGCGAAAGGGTGACCAAAAGGCTGAAAGAGAGCCAAAAACGAAGAAAGTTTGTCATCCTGGCGGTCTTAAATCAGCGTCGCAGCGGCGGTTATGGCTACAATACTCAAGCTGACAGGAACAGCATCAGTATAGCTGGGACCAGCTGTACAGATGAATCTTTGCGTGCTGAACATAATGCCCGAGAGGCACTCGCAGCTATAAGAGGAGCTAAGCGTCGTCTAGTTCCCCAAAACAGAAATCTTCCCCTTTCATGTAGTTCTACTCAGATCCCCTATCCGTAGCTCACACGGTGTGATGACTGTTCAGTGGTTCTCTCCGATAGCGTGTGGACTAATCCTTGGCATGTTTTTGATTCAGGACAACGGATGCTTCGGCCGTTCATACTACATAGGTAGTTCAGAGACTAAGCGGCAACGCTAAAGTAGCCAGAATAGTAGTGTTCCTAACGACCCCTGTgcgttcttgtcttttccgAGAGAAGTTTCCGATGAGATCAGCCTCAATTCGAGCTCTCTACTCAGTAGTAACTCGTGGCTCACTGCGTTGGAGGCGTAGCCAGTAATATATGTGAATGCGTTCTTGTTTGAGCAGGCAAATCAATCAACGGTTCAGTATGAATgccatcatctcctcaaCTTGTTTCCGCTACCCGCCACAAAAAAGATTTTTTTATAATTAAAGAAGACGGACAGGAGTATGCCAAGAGGTATACATTCAAGACATGCATTGTAGGATTCGCGATATAACGGAAAGGGTAATCCCAATAGCCAGGGTCCAGTGGAGCGGTTAAAGTGCCAAGCTTTTCCCGTTATTAGTGAGACGTTACTAGTTCAATAGGGCCATTAGACCGTGCGACTAGTATCTCCTGTCCCATAACTTATCCAGATCCTTTTAGTAGCTGAGAATTTTTGCACAGCCATGTCCACCGGCCCATGAACCCCAATATAACCCGCTCCTGTCGGATTAGAGCCGAAGCCAGCCGTTGGAGCCTCAAAGGGAAATACGTAGGGGATATATAGGGCTATACTTGATCTTCACATGTTTCAACCTAGGATTATCTTCAATCAGTTCAACGCGACTGCACGCAAGAACGAATAGCACAGGATTTTAGCGGGAGTAAAATTGGGGACCTGAATATGCTGATGCCACCCAGCATGGTCATGTAGATCTAACAGCTGGAGACTCCAATGCTCTCCCCTGCCCATTTCGAGTGACACAGTGCCAATGATAGTCTGCTGTTAGCACACTTAACGTAGCCTTGCGAGTTTCACAGAGATTAATGCCATATTATGGGATCCGCTATGAACCAAAACATAGCTGATAGTCTCTTGTTCACATTCTCTCCTTGGTAGTTGGAAAGTCACATTCTCTTTCTGGTATTTCTTGCTTAACCGCCATATACAGTGTATAAGCTCCCACTTCAGGAGGGAGCCACATGGCAAAGCTAAAGGTTACAAGTAGTATCCACTTTCAAGACCACGTAGGGTATATGATTTTAAAGGAGTTGCAATTTGCCGATCATCACTGTGATCATTCATAATCGGCACTACCGCAATTGGTTCGTTTTACCTTGCTGATATCCTATGATCACAAGCGCAACGCTCACAGAGATTTCCTGTATACGTCACTTTGGACACTTAGCTGGAAGAATGACCCCCTGCAATACAGTACATTTCGCAGCTGCTCATAGTTGGGTTTACTATAGGCTGCCGAGAATCCCGCTTTCCCGTTGGGGATACATTGATCAACAGGCAAAATAGAGCGGAGATTTCCTCTTATGCTGAGCCGTGTCAAGCTATTGTTGTAGACCCGCTCGAGAGGCGAACGCAATGCAACAATATCAAATCTGCAATGTCGCCTACTCAATAGCGATTTCCCTCAAGAAGTACGCTCCACATAAGGCGTTGTGGATATCGAAAAGGCATCCCGAGAAGAAGTAGGCGCAGGAACTATCTAAGTAGCTCCTGGCTTTGTGGGACTGCTGCTGGGTTTGTATACCTAGTCAGGTATTCTTTTCCACGTGTAGGAGgtgaaaggagaaggaaacagaTGACGCAACGAGGATAACCATGCTCTGACCTGCATTACATGATGTTATGCATCAAAGTCAATCTGCACAAAGATTTTGATTCCATGTATGATTAATGTGTaggagatggaaagggaaTAGTACGGAAATAGAAGTGATCACGTGTGATAAGCGGAACCCGAACCGCTTCCAACTCCGTAGCCAAATTGACATCAAGAACCCCAACAACACCCTCAAAAAGAGATACTGCTGCCTGCAATGGCCTCTCATCAACTTGCCATTGCGAAGGCCTCATTCTCTGCGGGGCTTTTACGCCCAGATCCCACGTCCGTCCCGCGCGACGAGATCACAACATTCCATACCTCATTCGACAGGGCGCTATCGCATTGCTCCTCAGCAAACATCCAGGTTTGATTGCGAGTCCTTAGTACCGATATACACTGCAATACTAAATTTGTGACTCGGCGCGGCCGCTAGACCTGCAAAGAATGGCTTCTCGAGTACGTTGTCTCATCGTCAAATCGAGTGAATGTTTGGGCAAAATACCTGGTTGCGCTGTCTGGTTCGTTCAGCGAAGACAGGCAGCAACCGCCAGCCAAGCCACAGCAAACCCGGCCCATTTCTacgaagaggaaaaggttgCACATACTATACCTGCTGAATGACCTGTTTCATCATACCAAGTATCATTTGGATTCGACTGCCGCCTTTTCCACCTTGACCGGTTCATTACAGCCGTACATTGTGGAATTACTGGGCTACGCTGCTTCCTACGACCGAGAGAAGCACCCCAAGCACCATAGACGACTAGATACACTGTTGGATATATGGGAGCAACATGGCTACTACGGCAGCGA
Proteins encoded in this window:
- a CDS encoding TFIIH/NER complex ATPase/helicase subunit SSL2 (RNA polymerase II transcription initiation/nucleotide excision repair factor TFIIH, 3'-5' helicase subunit SSL2) codes for the protein MPIKRKATDSGRSSRASKRATPVPDIQDVDSSDEFSEYDPKEDSLNEVVDKFSLESFSNKKSSAVQKQDPNFGYKDFSSLPLKPDHANRPLWIDPLKGTITLESFSPLAPQAQDFLTTIAEPLSRPTHLHEYRLTGNSLYAAVSVGLQPQDIINFLDRLSKTPLPDTIKSFIIDFTKSYGKIKVVLKHNRFFVESTDPSMLQMLLQDEVIGAQRVQGGSAGIIQQAAPKMGGLVIPGTKDAAGVKQSTDQQQPADDNQGEKRQEDDLLLAIRDEDDDEEQAQVHSFEIPNEAVEPVKARCQAMGCPALEEYDFRNDEINPTLDIDLKPQARIRSYQEKSLSKMFGNGRAKSGIIVLPCGAGKTLVGITAACTIKKGTIILCTSSMSVVQWRNEFLRWSNIDPGDIAVFTSDNKEKFRRSTGIIVSTYSMVSQTRARSHDAQKMMDWIQSREWGLMILDEVHVVPASMFRKVTSAIATQSKLGLTATLLREDDKIKDLNFLIGPKLYEANWMELAEQGHIAKVQCAEVWCPMTTEFYSEYMREKSRKAALLYIMNPRKFQACQFLIDYHEKRGDKVIVFSDNVYALERYALKLNKAYIYGGTPQNERMRILENFQHNEQVNTIFLSKIGDTSLDLPEATCLIQISSHYGSRRQEAQRLGRILRAKRRNDEGFNAFFYSLVSKDTDEMFYSSKRQAFLVDQGYAFKVITHLQGIENLEGLAYATPSERRELLQEVMLQNETSADVEAVTDDLFSERSGGPRAKKGAVKRSAATLSGLAGGEDMAYIEYNKSRNKQLKDKVGHHPLFRKIERERQKRKKEMEEFGMH
- a CDS encoding uncharacterized protein (predicted protein) — its product is MNTSAHRVGWGTLCVAGGGAYYFAKKSINADRAARYEAENKRKSKLAQMEAEYRRQSTYNEKVPTPSESPSLKRANMAQFQSAADDVASPSAEASHDPAPTRHEPESEADRVLEKGKYEAAQPFRPPRGNRFS
- a CDS encoding uncharacterized protein (predicted protein), coding for MTNFLRFWLSFSLLVTLSLQQSAPLVFRDFESPKIAGKQLLVRGARYHNESHHVHLEPQRKDSFHWTGKFICSATKIKIIQGVSQLLTSTTASQNGQPAFAEFAVETDDDTSVVSMERFKSLLKSVHCTNTSMAVNFKNQKSFEYTKRAWNWVNDIERNTLIVVAGTGQCGWNTHRVPFAVSKIEFDDHTKTANLQARRSEWKDVFHSFELSVGRVAKEEVHDACVAPQHTKRKEHQRTMTMSFDHPWNLPQKDFSTPEDAFSLTLSCDQCGTKGSFELGFYLRNENHIPKAATFTLTPHGVSARIGPKLTLSGDLTEEYSQQFDLAKIPIYGYSIPGVLDLGPEIVFSFGISVGPVAGSASVSSGIDISLLDSAELKIDLLSPHVVHSGWTPQVRTEPVKVDAQIEAGINIHAKAAIQLAAEALGMYS